In Stenotrophomonas sp. 610A2, one DNA window encodes the following:
- the aroE gene encoding shikimate dehydrogenase translates to MSAPRYAVFGQPIAHSQSPRIQSAFGKAHGIAVDYRAIEASPEDFAAALEAFAADGGVGANVTLPHKEAAFALCTTTTSRAHRAGAVNTLLRKGDRWHGDNTDGIGLVRDLTGRHGLDLRGRRVLLLGAGGAARGVAPALLDAGILELIVVNRSPERADALVDAMSEPGRAISAYWEDLREQGDFELIINATSAARGEGSGFNLPLSLVNSMTTAVDLNYGEASIPFLAWARAANCRNSFDGLGMLVEQAAESFQQWHGMRPETDAIYAELRGRDALLVTAD, encoded by the coding sequence ATGAGCGCACCACGCTACGCAGTTTTCGGCCAGCCCATCGCCCATTCGCAGTCGCCGCGCATCCAGTCCGCGTTCGGCAAGGCGCATGGCATCGCCGTGGATTACCGCGCCATCGAGGCCTCGCCGGAAGATTTCGCGGCGGCGCTGGAGGCCTTTGCCGCCGATGGTGGCGTGGGTGCCAACGTGACCTTGCCGCACAAGGAAGCGGCGTTCGCGCTGTGCACGACGACCACCTCGCGCGCGCACCGCGCTGGTGCGGTCAACACGCTGCTGCGCAAGGGTGATCGCTGGCATGGCGACAACACCGACGGCATCGGCCTGGTGCGGGACCTCACCGGCCGCCATGGCCTGGACCTGCGTGGCCGCCGGGTGCTGCTGCTCGGCGCCGGAGGTGCCGCACGCGGCGTTGCTCCTGCATTGTTGGATGCCGGCATCCTCGAACTGATCGTGGTCAACCGCTCGCCCGAACGCGCCGATGCGCTGGTCGATGCGATGAGCGAACCCGGTCGCGCCATCTCTGCGTATTGGGAGGATCTGCGCGAGCAAGGCGACTTCGAGCTGATCATCAATGCGACCTCGGCCGCACGTGGCGAGGGCAGTGGTTTCAACCTGCCGCTGTCGCTGGTCAACAGCATGACCACGGCGGTGGACCTGAATTACGGCGAGGCCTCGATTCCGTTCCTGGCCTGGGCGCGGGCGGCGAACTGCCGCAACAGCTTCGATGGCCTGGGCATGCTGGTCGAGCAGGCCGCCGAGAGCTTCCAGCAATGGCACGGCATGCGTCCGGAGACCGATGCGATCTATGCCGAGCTGCGCGGTCGTGATGCGCTGCTGGTCACCGCGGACTGA